A region of Streptomyces sp. NBC_01750 DNA encodes the following proteins:
- a CDS encoding DUF397 domain-containing protein, giving the protein MSNSLRWFKSSYSDSGGGSCIEVAFDWRKSSYSSDGTGDCVEVAACPRTIHIRDSKRADGPTFAVAPTTWTNFLDWAS; this is encoded by the coding sequence ATGAGCAACAGCCTGCGCTGGTTCAAGTCCAGCTACAGCGACAGCGGTGGCGGCAGCTGCATCGAAGTCGCCTTCGACTGGCGCAAGTCCTCGTACAGCAGCGACGGAACCGGCGACTGCGTCGAGGTCGCCGCCTGCCCCCGCACCATCCACATCCGCGACTCCAAGCGGGCCGACGGACCCACCTTCGCCGTCGCTCCCACCACCTGGACGAACTTCCTCGACTGGGCAAGCTGA
- a CDS encoding helix-turn-helix domain-containing protein — MARAENKETAGPATRLVANVARNMRVQKGLTQEQLGNEMGFTGAAVSAMETCAQPASDQMLVELERVLGGGTGIFEEARTYVRLDKYPAQFKDYALLEQKAVGLCLYATLVVHGLFQTEEYARALIGGGYPPLSEERVEELVEARMARRALFEREPVALIELILEESVLRRTIGSEEVMRGQLRHLAECARRRNVTLQVLPLDAGLSGEYAGDRGGMELVESPEHDRLVFLEIQGESLLIKEPGKVSTLTQRYARIRAQALDPRESLGLIERLAGEQR; from the coding sequence ATGGCACGTGCGGAAAACAAGGAAACGGCGGGTCCCGCGACGCGTCTGGTGGCGAATGTCGCGCGCAATATGCGCGTCCAGAAAGGACTGACGCAGGAGCAGCTGGGAAACGAGATGGGCTTCACGGGCGCGGCGGTGAGCGCGATGGAGACCTGCGCGCAGCCCGCGAGCGACCAGATGCTGGTGGAGCTGGAGAGGGTGCTCGGGGGCGGGACGGGGATCTTCGAGGAGGCGAGGACATACGTACGGCTGGACAAGTACCCGGCGCAGTTCAAGGACTACGCGCTGCTGGAGCAGAAGGCGGTGGGGCTTTGTCTGTACGCGACGCTGGTCGTGCACGGGCTGTTCCAGACGGAGGAGTATGCGCGGGCGCTGATCGGCGGGGGTTATCCGCCGTTGTCCGAGGAGCGGGTGGAGGAGCTGGTCGAGGCGCGGATGGCGCGCAGGGCGCTGTTCGAGCGGGAGCCGGTGGCGCTGATCGAGCTGATCCTGGAGGAGTCGGTGTTACGGCGGACGATCGGCAGCGAGGAGGTCATGCGGGGCCAGCTGCGGCACCTTGCGGAGTGCGCGCGGCGGCGTAACGTGACGCTTCAGGTGTTGCCGCTGGACGCTGGGCTCAGCGGAGAATACGCAGGCGACCGCGGTGGGATGGAGCTGGTGGAGAGCCCGGAGCATGACCGCTTGGTCTTCCTGGAAATCCAGGGCGAGAGCCTGCTGATCAAGGAGCCGGGAAAGGTGAGTACGTTGACCCAGCGGTATGCGAGGATCCGGGCACAGGCCCTGGATCCCCGTGAATCGCTGGGCCTCATCGAGCGGTTGGCAGGAGAGCAGAGATGA